The following coding sequences are from one Megamonas funiformis window:
- a CDS encoding CBS and ACT domain-containing protein: MFVINRMTKNPMTVTADTKVDEVAHLMKKHNFRRLPVVDDGKLVGFLSDSDLMRVAPSPATTLSRYEINSLLAKICVRDIMKKDVVSVNVGATIEEAALIMYKNKIGGMPVVSNMGAVVGVITETDIFKTFVDVMGLADGKTRITLEVTDKIGVVKDIAEIFGQAGVSIDSLITCKKEDNKYEIVIRGDITNIDDIKAKLEAKGYKVIHTVKIG, encoded by the coding sequence ATGTTTGTTATTAATAGAATGACGAAAAATCCTATGACAGTAACAGCTGATACTAAAGTTGATGAAGTAGCTCATTTAATGAAAAAACATAATTTTCGTCGCTTACCTGTTGTAGATGATGGAAAATTAGTAGGATTTTTAAGCGATAGTGATTTAATGCGTGTAGCACCATCGCCTGCAACAACCTTATCAAGATATGAGATAAATTCGTTACTTGCAAAAATTTGCGTTCGAGATATCATGAAAAAAGATGTTGTTTCTGTAAATGTAGGTGCAACTATTGAAGAAGCCGCACTTATTATGTATAAAAATAAAATTGGTGGTATGCCAGTTGTAAGTAATATGGGTGCTGTAGTAGGCGTTATCACAGAAACAGATATTTTCAAAACATTTGTAGATGTAATGGGCTTAGCTGATGGAAAAACTCGTATTACTTTGGAAGTTACAGATAAAATTGGTGTAGTTAAAGATATCGCAGAAATCTTTGGACAAGCAGGTGTTAGCATTGATAGCTTGATAACTTGCAAAAAAGAAGATAATAAATACGAAATCGTTATTCGTGGCGATATTACTAATATTGATGATATCAAAGCAAAATTAGAAGCTAAAGGTTATAAAGTTATTCATACAGTAAAAATTGGCTGA
- a CDS encoding ABC transporter ATP-binding protein, translating to MLKINDMNVYYGAIHALKGISLEINEGEIVTLIGANGAGKSTTLRTISGLLKPKTGTIEFEGKNIAGMPAQNIVKAGISQVPEGRRVFAEMTVMENLELGAFIRKDKAGIAKDLKMVFERFPRLEERVNQQAGTLSGGEQQMLAMGRALMSRPRLLLLDEPSMGLAPLLIREIFSIIQDINKAGTTVLLVEQNANMALSIANRAYVLETGRITLSGDAKELAASEEVRKAYLGG from the coding sequence ATGTTAAAAATAAATGATATGAATGTTTATTATGGTGCAATTCATGCTTTAAAAGGAATTAGCCTAGAAATCAATGAAGGTGAAATAGTTACTTTGATTGGAGCTAATGGGGCAGGAAAATCTACAACTCTACGCACTATTTCAGGGCTTTTAAAACCAAAGACTGGTACAATTGAGTTTGAAGGTAAAAATATTGCCGGAATGCCAGCACAAAATATCGTAAAAGCAGGTATTTCTCAAGTACCAGAAGGCAGACGTGTTTTTGCAGAAATGACTGTTATGGAAAACTTGGAATTAGGTGCATTTATTCGTAAGGATAAAGCTGGTATTGCTAAAGATTTGAAAATGGTATTTGAACGTTTCCCAAGACTTGAAGAAAGGGTAAATCAACAAGCAGGAACTTTATCTGGTGGGGAACAGCAGATGCTTGCTATGGGACGAGCTTTGATGAGTAGACCTCGTTTACTACTTTTAGATGAGCCTTCCATGGGTCTTGCACCATTATTGATAAGAGAAATTTTTTCAATAATACAAGATATCAATAAAGCAGGCACTACAGTTTTATTAGTAGAACAAAATGCAAATATGGCACTTTCTATTGCTAATCGTGCATATGTTTTGGAAACAGGACGAATTACACTTTCTGGTGATGCCAAAGAACTTGCTGCTAGTGAAGAAGTAAGAAAAGCATATCTTGGTGGCTGA
- a CDS encoding methylated-DNA--[protein]-cysteine S-methyltransferase has protein sequence MLYTCKYQFENISLYLVATETHLINIQFTQPQKALLQTTELLSMATIQLDEYFQGKRTTFSLPFKLTGTPFQLAVWKELQNIPYGQTTSYKEIAQKINKPKAYRAVGMANNKNPLPIIIPCHRVIGSNGKLIGYAGGLKLKNYLLELEKSHTNF, from the coding sequence ATGCTTTACACTTGTAAATATCAATTTGAAAATATCTCTTTATATCTAGTAGCGACAGAAACTCATTTAATTAATATTCAATTTACGCAACCACAAAAAGCTCTGTTACAAACAACAGAGCTTTTATCTATGGCTACTATTCAATTAGATGAATACTTCCAAGGAAAACGTACTACATTTTCTTTACCATTTAAATTAACAGGTACGCCATTTCAACTTGCAGTATGGAAAGAACTTCAAAATATTCCCTATGGACAAACTACTAGTTATAAAGAAATCGCTCAAAAAATCAATAAGCCTAAAGCATATCGAGCTGTAGGCATGGCTAATAATAAAAATCCACTGCCTATTATTATTCCCTGTCATCGCGTTATTGGCTCTAATGGAAAATTAATCGGTTATGCAGGTGGATTAAAATTAAAAAATTATCTCTTAGAATTAGAAAAATCACATACTAATTTTTAA
- a CDS encoding HAD family hydrolase has protein sequence MNYKGVIFDLDGTLVNSLTDLANSVNTVLTEYNLPTHDIESYKYRVGNGIKKLMERSLPQDKQYLLDEALAKFKQVYAKHNLDHTAPYEDILTLLKKLQQQNIKLGICTNKHDEAAKNIVKLLFGEGIFSEIIGDKAGLKRKPDPGKVLMITQNWQLKPQEIAYLGDSDVDMQTAKNADMLAVGVLWGFRPADELKQNGADILIAKPLDLLTQVSFAK, from the coding sequence ATGAACTACAAAGGCGTTATATTTGACCTTGACGGCACTCTTGTCAATTCTTTAACAGATTTAGCAAATAGTGTAAACACTGTACTTACTGAATATAATTTACCTACTCATGATATCGAAAGTTATAAATATCGTGTAGGTAACGGCATAAAAAAATTAATGGAGCGTTCCCTACCTCAAGATAAACAATATCTTTTAGATGAAGCTTTAGCTAAATTCAAGCAAGTATACGCTAAACATAATTTAGACCACACAGCTCCTTATGAAGATATCTTAACTTTATTAAAAAAATTACAACAACAAAATATAAAACTCGGTATTTGTACAAATAAACATGATGAAGCTGCCAAAAATATCGTAAAATTATTATTTGGTGAAGGTATTTTCAGCGAAATAATCGGCGATAAAGCTGGATTAAAACGCAAACCAGACCCAGGCAAAGTCTTGATGATTACCCAAAATTGGCAATTAAAACCTCAAGAAATAGCTTATCTTGGGGACTCTGATGTAGATATGCAGACTGCCAAAAATGCCGATATGTTAGCTGTTGGTGTATTATGGGGCTTTAGACCTGCTGATGAATTAAAACAAAATGGCGCAGATATTTTAATTGCTAAACCACTTGATTTATTAACTCAAGTATCATTTGCTAAATAA
- the rlmD gene encoding 23S rRNA (uracil(1939)-C(5))-methyltransferase RlmD → MKSKIPVQVGQKYEIKITGMGQSGEGVGRFENFTVFIPYALPGETVEAKITLVKKNYATGEIVSILEKTSDRIKPICKVYDDCGACQLQHYSYEAQLNAKKQKVIDMMEHIAIKKDIIIHPTMPSVHEWHYRNKMQFPIGRSKKEGIIVGCYAHSSHNIINTENCHIQKHTNNVIANAVREMATKFKLSVYDEKTHYGLLRHVVGRTNRDETECMVVLVTAQPKIPRVREIVNFLRSKIPNLTSVIQNINTGRNNIIMGKECKILWGASHITDRLGSLKFKISALSFFQVNTEQAEKLYECALKYANLTGKETVIDGYCGTGTISLFLAQKAKKVYGMEIVPEAIRDAIANARDNNIRNAEFLTGDAAKLMPQLYRKGLRPDVIVTDPPRAGCAPEVLKTFAAMRPKRIVYVSCNPASLARDIGILDELGYKATEIQPVDMFPQTGHVESVCLLIKK, encoded by the coding sequence ATGAAAAGTAAAATTCCTGTTCAAGTAGGACAGAAATATGAAATAAAAATCACAGGAATGGGGCAAAGCGGTGAAGGCGTTGGACGTTTTGAAAATTTCACTGTATTTATTCCTTATGCACTTCCTGGAGAAACTGTAGAAGCTAAAATCACACTTGTGAAAAAAAATTATGCTACAGGCGAAATAGTATCTATTCTTGAAAAAACTTCAGACAGAATAAAACCAATCTGTAAAGTATATGATGACTGTGGTGCTTGCCAGCTTCAACATTATTCTTATGAAGCTCAACTCAATGCTAAAAAGCAAAAAGTAATCGATATGATGGAACATATCGCCATCAAAAAAGATATCATCATTCACCCTACTATGCCATCTGTTCACGAATGGCACTATCGCAATAAAATGCAATTTCCAATCGGCAGAAGTAAAAAAGAAGGTATTATCGTTGGTTGTTATGCCCATAGCAGTCATAATATCATCAATACTGAAAACTGCCATATTCAAAAACATACAAATAATGTAATCGCCAATGCTGTACGCGAAATGGCTACAAAGTTTAAATTAAGTGTCTATGATGAAAAAACTCATTATGGTCTTTTACGCCATGTTGTAGGTCGCACTAATCGCGATGAAACTGAATGTATGGTCGTACTCGTTACTGCTCAACCAAAAATACCTCGCGTGCGTGAAATCGTGAATTTCCTACGCTCTAAAATCCCAAATTTGACAAGTGTCATACAAAATATCAATACTGGTAGAAATAATATCATCATGGGCAAAGAATGCAAAATTCTTTGGGGTGCTTCCCATATCACAGACAGATTAGGCAGTCTAAAATTCAAAATATCCGCACTTTCTTTCTTCCAAGTAAATACAGAACAAGCAGAAAAATTATATGAATGTGCTTTAAAATATGCTAATTTAACAGGTAAAGAAACTGTAATTGACGGCTATTGTGGCACAGGTACTATCTCTTTATTTTTAGCTCAAAAAGCAAAAAAAGTTTACGGTATGGAAATCGTACCTGAAGCAATCCGCGATGCTATCGCCAATGCTCGTGATAATAATATAAGAAATGCTGAATTTTTGACAGGCGATGCTGCTAAATTAATGCCTCAACTCTATCGCAAAGGACTTCGTCCAGATGTAATCGTAACTGACCCACCAAGAGCAGGCTGTGCACCAGAAGTTTTAAAAACTTTCGCTGCCATGAGACCAAAACGCATTGTCTACGTATCTTGTAATCCTGCTTCACTTGCTCGCGATATCGGTATCTTAGACGAATTAGGCTATAAAGCTACAGAAATCCAACCTGTAGACATGTTCCCACAAACAGGTCATGTAGAATCTGTATGCTTACTAATAAAAAAATAA
- a CDS encoding MBL fold metallo-hydrolase, whose amino-acid sequence MSISRRNFFKLAGITTALLAMGGIGFINQPKIGRSPKGDKLAKILKSPHYVNGEFQNLESTSVLVNKDNYYNGIKEILFPTKGVTVPKENIPTQKTDLNALNPKENLLVWFGHSSFYLQIDGIKILVDPVFSDYASPLFFINKAFAGTNIYTANDMPDIDVLIISHDHWDHLDYATIMSLKHKIKHIVCPLGVSSHFYHWGFNPDIIHDEDWYREIKLSDNLKIHILPSRHFSGRFLDNNKTLWASFAIITPTKKIFYSGDGGYSPQFQEIGDYFQGFDLAIMENGQYNTSWAQIHMMPEEVAQATMDLQAKILLPVHCGKFALSPHHWQDPFERIYTASQNKSYKLLTPLLGETVFLDQNNQKFNKWWTTIS is encoded by the coding sequence ATGTCTATTTCTCGTCGCAATTTCTTTAAATTAGCTGGTATTACTACAGCTTTATTAGCTATGGGTGGTATTGGTTTTATCAATCAGCCTAAGATTGGTCGTTCACCTAAGGGTGATAAATTAGCTAAGATTTTAAAATCTCCTCATTATGTAAATGGGGAATTTCAAAATCTTGAGTCTACATCTGTTTTAGTCAATAAAGATAATTATTATAATGGTATCAAAGAAATTCTATTTCCTACTAAGGGTGTAACTGTACCTAAGGAAAATATTCCTACGCAAAAAACAGATTTAAACGCTTTAAATCCTAAAGAAAATTTACTTGTTTGGTTTGGTCATTCTAGTTTTTATTTACAAATTGATGGTATCAAGATATTAGTTGATCCTGTATTCAGTGATTATGCCTCTCCTTTATTTTTCATCAATAAAGCCTTTGCTGGTACAAATATATATACAGCTAATGATATGCCTGATATTGATGTTCTAATCATCTCTCATGACCATTGGGACCATTTAGATTATGCTACTATTATGAGCCTAAAGCATAAAATCAAGCATATTGTTTGCCCTCTAGGTGTTAGTAGTCATTTTTATCATTGGGGATTTAATCCTGATATAATTCATGATGAAGATTGGTATCGTGAAATAAAACTTAGTGATAATTTAAAAATTCATATTTTACCTTCTCGCCATTTTTCAGGAAGATTTTTAGATAATAATAAAACTCTTTGGGCTTCTTTTGCCATCATTACACCTACCAAAAAAATTTTTTATAGTGGTGATGGAGGATATAGCCCTCAATTCCAAGAAATTGGTGATTATTTCCAAGGCTTTGATTTAGCTATCATGGAAAATGGTCAATATAATACATCTTGGGCACAAATTCACATGATGCCAGAAGAAGTAGCTCAAGCTACTATGGATTTACAAGCTAAAATACTTTTACCTGTACATTGTGGAAAATTTGCTCTAAGCCCACACCATTGGCAAGATCCTTTTGAACGTATTTATACAGCTAGTCAAAATAAATCATATAAATTGCTCACTCCACTATTAGGGGAAACTGTATTTCTTGACCAAAACAATCAAAAATTCAACAAATGGTGGACTACTATTTCCTAA